In the Leishmania mexicana MHOM/GT/2001/U1103 complete genome, chromosome 34 genome, CGGTGTTCGAGGGAGGGTAAGTAtcaccgctctctctctctgcaggTCTGTTTCAACCGTTACTGCATCCGCTCTTCTCCGCTATCTCTTGGCCACCCCCTCTTcggcttttttttcggttgGTAAGCTTCACATAGCCTCAACAAGCGCGACGTCAAGTTTGCGCCtacacctctctctcccttcggCGCTCAGCATCCTTTATCATCTTCATTCCCCGCAAGCAAGTTGTGGCAGTGCGTGCTGACATACTGCTGCCTTTTCTCCCTTCGCCGCCGTTCTAGTACAACATATATAAATATATTTATATGTTTTTCGGACTCTCTGTGGTGATCACctattctctctctcccgctttGCGCATTACCCTCCAGACACCGCGCATTGCTCAGCTGTCCTTTTTTGTATTTTGTTCGAGGCAACGCAAGAGTGTCTAGAGGCTGCGCGAGGGGCTTTCAGTAACGAGGTGGCGAGAGGGCAACACTCCCAGACTTTATTTGGTCTCCTTGTCCTTGCGTCGCATCGTTTTGGTGTTCTCCACTTGCCCTGTGTTGGtctcccacgcacacgcgccggcgcgccctttttttctgtgtctTCGTCTGTGCACCCTCTTTCACACCTTCGTCCGGTCTGGGGTGCTGTTCCTACCGCGCTTCATCGAGTTTGCTCGCCAAACATAGAAAGGtagggaggtggaggggagagggagggagcaagGACCACGGAGTAAAGAAACGGCGATTTCGGCTGCACGCTTTTGCCTGCGTTCCTTGACATCGTCGAGCAGCATCCAACGCACAGGttgcgtgtatgcgtgcctGCCGAAAAGGCTCGCAGTCACTTGTCCAAGGTGACATCTGAGTGTCGACTCCAACGCCAGTACTTACAACACCTTCATCTCTCCTTTGTGAAAACGGCACGATGAGCTTTGGCGGCTTTCTTCTCTCGGCCGGACTCTACTTGGTCCTGGTCGCTGTATTTGTGTCCCTCTTTCTGCACATCATGAGCTACCGCTACCGAAGTCAGCAGAACCGACTGCTCTACTACCCACAGATTCCTCCAGAGAGTCGAGAGGTCTGCGAAGACCCGGTGGCGCTCGGTATCCCCTACGcagagcgtgtgtgcgtcaccaccgctgaTAAAGTGCGATTGTGGGGCTACATGCTGTGGCCGGCCcctgcgccgtcggcggAGAAGAGCGGCAATGCAAGCGTCTCCGACTCGATCGGGCACGCATCCTCCAATTTAGCCActgcagagggaggcgtgcaTGTTGAGGTGGATGCATCAGGTGGCGCTACAGAGAGTaccagcgccggcagcacgTTGCCTGGCAGCAGTAGAAGCGTTACCATGCCGAGCGGGATGCCGACGTTTGTAATGCTGTACTTTCATGGAAACGCCGGTAACGTTGGCCATCGCCTGCCTCTTGCTCGGGCCTTTGTGACCCACCTGAAGTGCGCGGTCATGATGGTTGACTATCGTGGTTTTGGCCTTAGCGATGACTCGGAGCAGACGCAGGAGACGTTGGAGCTGGATGCGCAGGCCTGCTTCGACTATCTGTGGCAGGATCCTCGTGTGCCGCGTGATCGTATCATTGTCATGGGCACCAGCCTCGGTGGCGCTGTCTCGATTCACTTGGCTGCCAACGAACGTTACGCCCGCCGCATAGCTGCTGTGATTGTAGAAAACTCCTTCAGCTCCATCAGCGACATGGCCTCGGCCCTGAGCCGGCCAATCCTGACGAAGCTGGCGAGTCAATGCCCAGGCCTTGCGGTCGGTATCTTTGAGTACTACGTCAAGCCCCTGGCTCTGCGGATAAGTTGGAACAGCGCGCAGAAGATTACGAAGGTTGTGGTGCCGAtgctcttcctctctggTATGCGTGATGAGATAGTGCCACCGGAGCAGATGCGGACACTATACAAGGCTGCGACGAAGTGTCTGCGCGAtggcaacggcagcgaccTCACTGTCCCGCTGCGTCGCTTTCTCGAGTTTGAGGACGGGCGGCACAACAACCTGCCGCTCATGCCCGGCTACATGAGCGCCCTGCAGGACTTTGTCACGGACGTGCGCAATGCCGGGTCCGCTGCTGTCGTTTGAAATTGGGAAGACGGCGTGGGGCGAGCGGAGGTAAAAGGGAAAataacaacaacaaaagcatgtgcgctggcggcaaTACTGTGTGTGTTGGAGAAGCGGAAGCAACTGGGATGGAGACACAGATTCTCAGACCTCTCATCCTCCCTGTACCTCGGATGGTCTGCCGCTGTCTCGCTCCCACTCGCGTGCTCCGTCGCGTTCTCTCTTCGATTTCCGCATCCCTTTTTGATGATCATTGCAGCGACTCGTTTGGTACGCCTAGGCGTACGTGACACGGGaggaaggaggcggaggcagacAGGGAGGaagtgagaggggaggagcaAGGGCAGAAAGGTTGTCGCCACGCGAGAGGTCTGGGGTCGGTATCTGCTCTTTCAAAGTTTCTTTTTGTCTCCCTCGGCGTGTCATCATCTGCGAGTGGATTACTCACCCGTGTTGTCCTCTCTCTGGGTTTCTCTGACGCGAAGGGAGAGtcgggtggggggggggcgtggaACATAGAGGGGTCGAGGTTGATGTTTAAGCAAGCGCTCGCACatagctgctgctgggccaGGCGCTGATGTGCATTAATGGTGCCTTCAGCAGCCAAcaaaaggggggaggagaagctcTCCATCTTCTACAGCCTAAACACCTCGCAAGGCGGCCAGGGACAACACTGCGTTAGAGGGCTCTTTAAGGGTGTGTAGAGGGCGACGTACCCCCTACATCCATCACCCACCCCGCGCCACCCGAGAGGGGgacgaaaaggaaaaacaaacaaCGGAGAAGCTAACCGGCCGAGCAAAGCGAGAGCAGGCAGGAGAAAGGGCTCTTCTGCACCTGCGAAATTTGTACCTGCAGCTGTGTCgggctgtgtgtgcgtgtgtctgcatATATATTTGTATGTCGTTCACGTTGCTGTTACCGCTAAACACAGCTCGAGCTGGTGTCTACGACTTGACTGCCTATTTGCCTGGGTACGGGAAACGTCTTCTCTGCTTTTCCATTCCCGGTTTTTGTTCTTCGATCCTTTGCctgcgcgtgggtgtgggtgtgctccTCGTGTGTATCTGCTGCTTCCTTTCGGTGACTGCAGGCGCTTCGTCAGTGCTCCtgttcctccccccttttttctgcCTGCTCGCACCTGCAACTGTATGTTTCTCAACTTTTCTCGTCAGCAAATGCCCAGGATGCTCTCCATCTTTCtgttttttccttttttccgTCGCTCAGTGTGTTTGTGTTATTTTCTGCCGCCCTCTTTGCGGAGTTTCTTACGAGTGTGCAATCGTGTCAACGGTAGGCTTGTCTCACCCGGCTTTTTTGCTTTGCTTGCTGAGTGGGAAAAGATAGTTGTTTTTgtttccccttcctcccccttttctaGCGCATGCTCCAGAATCGAGGAAGATGCGGATGGCAGGGAAGGCGAAAGGTGAGTGGGGAGAGAGGTCGCTTTCAAGTCGGAGCCGCCTCCCTGCGGGCTGTTCACTCCTCCTTCCCTACCTCCCTCGTGCCTTTGCCCGTCGCTTCCTTTATTACCATTCCTCGCTctgccccttccccttgTGAGTTTCACTTCGCTGACCCTTCACTTGCCGTCTGTAACTGTTTCGCTCTGCCAATTGTGTTCTTCCAGCGTTCACCTTTGATCTTGT is a window encoding:
- a CDS encoding Bem46-like serine peptidase — its product is MSFGGFLLSAGLYLVLVAVFVSLFLHIMSYRYRSQQNRLLYYPQIPPESREVCEDPVALGIPYAERVCVTTADKVRLWGYMLWPAPAPSAEKSGNASVSDSIGHASSNLATAEGGVHVEVDASGGATESTSAGSTLPGSSRSVTMPSGMPTFVMLYFHGNAGNVGHRLPLARAFVTHLKCAVMMVDYRGFGLSDDSEQTQETLELDAQACFDYLWQDPRVPRDRIIVMGTSLGGAVSIHLAANERYARRIAAVIVENSFSSISDMASALSRPILTKLASQCPGLAVGIFEYYVKPLALRISWNSAQKITKVVVPMLFLSGMRDEIVPPEQMRTLYKAATKCLRDGNGSDLTVPLRRFLEFEDGRHNNLPLMPGYMSALQDFVTDVRNAGSAAVV